Part of the Nicotiana tabacum cultivar K326 chromosome 20, ASM71507v2, whole genome shotgun sequence genome, AGACTCATCGGCTATTGATGAAATAAAAATGTATTATGATTGTCAATACATATCAACCTGTGAAGCTGCTTGGAGAATTTTTAAATTTCCAATTCAGCATAGAGAACCTTCGGTAGAAAGACTTTCCTTTCATCTACCAAATGAACAAACAATTATTTTCTCTGATGATGTTCCAATTGATCATGTTGCCAATAGACCAAGTGTAAAGGAATCAAAGTTTTTAAGCTGGTTCGAGGCAAATAATACATATGAAGAAGCAAGAGAATTAACATATGCAGAATTTCCTCTTAAGTTTGTGTggaataaaaaactaaaaaagtgggaaaaaagaagaaattcaGCTTTTTCAATAGGAAGAATATTCTTTGTACCACCTGGAAGTGGAGAGCAATATTACCTTCGAATGTTGTTGAATGTAATTAAAGGACCTAAGTGTTATGAGGATTTACGCAGAATCAACAATCACGACCATTTAACTTTTAGAGATGCATGTTATGCAATGGGTTTATTAGATGATGACAAAGAGTATGTGGATGCCATAAAGGAGGCAAGTAACTGGGGAATGTCATCATATCTTAGGTAATTATTTGCTATGTTACTATTATCCAATTCAATGTCACGACCAGAATATGTTTGGGAGGCAACATGGATTTTATTATCAGATGATATCTTACATGAAGAAAGAAGAATGTTGGATAATCCAGGTATACAATTCGACCTTCTATTTAAgattttaatattataaaattgttaaattatttttacattATTTGTGCATACAAATTAAATCTTAGTTTATTCTACGATCTACATTTAGGCTTGCAAATTATGAGCgattaattattaatatattttGTTAAAGACATAATTGACGTCGCCTTCCAACGAATTAAGGTTAcattaattttcttttattatttccgaAGGAAATCATTTTGATCTTATCTTTATATGACTCATGGCAACTATATACTTTtatgataaattaattaattatatacTTTTGTTATTTTAGAGGCTGAGCTAACAAATGATGAACTAAAGAATCGTTGTCtacaaaagttgaattttttttgaaaggTTGCGGAAGAACGTTATACGATTTTCCAACAATGCCAAGACCGATTTTCAATGAAGAGGAAATTGACAACACGAATGCACTAATCTGTGAAGAAATGCATTATAATAGGTGCTCTTTGTCTGGGGAACATGAAGATTTATTGGTTAAATTGACAATGGAGCAAAAGTTAGTTTATGACAGAATTATCAAAGCAGTGCATGAGGACAAAGGTGGATTCTTCTTTTTATATGGTCATGGAGGAACCGGGAAGACATTTATTTGGAGGACTTTGTCATCTGCCATAAGACCTAAAGGAGATATTGTGTTAACAGTTGCATCCAGCGGAATTGCATCTCTTTTGTTACCAGGAGGCCGAACAGCTCATTCGAGATTTGCAATCCCACTAAATGCAACTGAAGATTCAACATGTAATATCAAACAAGGTACTCCTTTATCAAAATTGATTGTCAAGACAAAGTTAATTATTTGGGATGAAGCACCAATGATGCATAGATATTGTTTTGAAGCTCTAGACAGAACTCTAAGAGATATTCTTAGATTTAAAGATGCATCCAATTTAGATCGTCCATTTGGAGGAAAAACCGTTGTTCTTGGTGGTGACTTTAGACAAATACTTCCAGTCATTCCAAAAGGTACTAGACAAGATATTGTTAATGCTACCCTTAATTCTTCATATTTGTGGAATCACTGTCAAGTGTTAAAGCTAACAAAAAATATGAGGTTGGAAGGAAATCAGGTGGATTCACATTTGAATGATCTAAGACAATTTTCTGATTGGATTTTAGCAATAGGTGATGGTATGATTGGAAATTCTGTTGATGGTATCAATAAATTTCACATCCATGATCTTATCATAAATAATTGTGGCGATCCAATTTCTGCGATTGTGGAAAGTACATATCCAGATTTTTTAAGTCATTGCAGTGATTTAACATACCTGCAACAAAGAGGAATTCTTGCTCCCACTCTTGACATGGTTGAATCGATCAACGAATACATTGTTTCACTaaaccaaagtcaaccaaaaacaTTTTTTAGTTCCGATACAATTTGCATGTCAGACGATGCTTTTACAGGTTTGGAACACATACATACACCTGAATTCCTAAACACTATTAAGTGTTCTGGAATTCCAAATCATGTTATCACTTTGAAAGTGGGTGTCCCAGTGATGTTCTTGAGAAATATAGACCCATCTTCAGGGCTATGTAATGGAACAAGATTAATCATCACTAGACTCGAGTTATCGAAGCAAAAATTTTATCGGGAAATATGGCTGGACAAAAGGTCTTCATTCCGAGAATGTCATTAACTCCATCTGATGCAAGAATACCTTTTAAATTCCAACGAAGACAATTTCCAATAGTTGTATCCTTTGCAATGACGATAAACAAAAGTCAAGGACAATCTTTATCTCATGTTGGGTTATATTTGAAAAACCGGTCTTCACACATGGCCAGCTTTACGTTACTCTATCACGGGTTACAAAAAGAAAGGGATTAAAGATTTTGGTTTATGACGATGATGGAGAAATTTCAAATGAAGCAAAAAATGTGGTTTACAAAGAAgttttccataatttacttggaGAATGATAGCAAATCTGATATATTTTCGCAACATTTTTGGTTCTCATGCTTCTGTCTTTGCTAAACCATATTGAAAATAAAGTTCAGAAACAACAGTTGACAACTTCAATTGGTAAGCTTAACTTTTATCTCATCATCATTTGTTGTTACTATTTTCAGTCACTTTTAACTATTAACTTCTTAATGTTTACATCTACTAACAAATAACTCGCAAAGTTATATTTCTTCCAATATTATACGCTACTTCAATTCTATCCTTCCTAATGATGTCATTTGATTTCAAGTTAACTTAGGGCTGATGCAAAATATGGCTACTGATTTTTATTTCATTAAGGACATAACAATTTCGAGGATGCAACAGAAGTTTAAATGTCGGGTTGTTCGTCTATGGAAAGCCCGAGATTGTTCCAATTCAAACACTAATTTCTCCATTGAATTGGTTCTACAAGATGAAAAGGTATTACAAATCAATTTCTTTTACTTACAAGTATTTTGCGTCTTTAATTTTAAATAGCCAAATCTTCAATTGTTGTTATGCTGTTCACAAATTTTTAAACCTACTTCCTCGATTGGTTGTAGAAGATTTCAATATACTACAACAATTCACTTTTTGTTGTTAAAATATTTGGATTAATAGTTAAATTATATAACGAACATAATCTGGATACTTATATAATCTTTAAGGACTTCTTTACTTAGCTAAAAGAGTTTCAGTGTAATTTCTTGCTCTCCCATCATTGTAAAGAAATGAATTATTTTTGCACTTTGTCGGTACTATTGACTAAAGGTACTTCTTTGCTTATGAAACTGAAAAGGATGAGGGCTTTTATCAGTATAATAATTTTACTGTTTCGTTCTGTTTCTTCGGAAAATACTCTTGAACTTATTATGACACTTGCACTTTTTTCCAATTTGTTTAACTAGATATCCTCTTTTTATTTAAAAACTGTATTTTCTATCTATATATGCAGTCAATCTATTCAACTAATATGTGATTTTAAAATGTCATACAATGGGTGATAGTTTTAAATCTGTCAGTATGTCATTTTAAAAAGTCATACCACTGTCCTGCACTTATTGTTGATGAAATAATCTGATTTCTTCACATTATTACAATACCAATTGCTATATCTTAGATAGACCATgacatttattaattattatacaaTCTTCATTTATATTGTCTATAATAATTACTAATTTTACACTTTTTCAATTGGTCAATGTTATTGTACATGTCAATGTTCTGAATGCTCATTATGAATAAGAAGAAGATTATCTTCATGTTGGCCCAAGTTGAATACATAACTCCTGAGAAAATTGAGATTGTTTATGCCAAATTCAAATTTGTTGCACAGTGCTTTGTCTCTGGTAAGCACATAAAGAACTTTTCTCTTATGGATTCGCTAAATGGTGCCTCCTTTGATCACTGCTGCAACATTGCAGGTGATAACTTTAATTCCTCTTTATTAGAAGTAGTTTGAGTAGAGCCAGAAGTATTTAACGAATGGGCATCATACGATAGAATCAAGGTACCATTTAATCTTCAATATTTAGCCAATGCATTTACATTTTGTCAAATGCTTCACTTAAAGCAACTTCTGTGGAGGTCATCATTTAGATTTTAATGTTGCATTGCATTAACCATCATATTTTGCATTTCTTATCATTAACTCTGCACAGAGCACATGAGTTGTTCTTATATTCACACAGGTAGAAAATTACAACTTGCTTCTACAGCTTCCCATAAGATATACTGGTAATTAAATATTTGGTCAACTTTTTTATTCTCATGATGGCTTATTTTGATATATTACTGTTAGTTATAATGATTGTTGCTTTATACAAAGGTTGTgcagaaaattttcataactgaTTTCGACTATCTTTTTCCCTTTCTCAATACAAGATGATTTACCACTTGTTCGTTCATTCTGGGTAATTTTGTTTATCGGACATGTCCCGAGGGATGTAGAGAAGCTATAAAATCTTTGATTTCTG contains:
- the LOC107807403 gene encoding uncharacterized protein LOC107807403 — encoded protein: MMHGPCGSARKSSPCMHNGRCTKHFPKKFVENTTIDEDGYPVYKRRDNGRTIQKEGIELDNRYVVPHNRYLLLKYDAHINVEWCNQSRSIKYLFKYVNKGHDRVTTAFSQSVHEEDSSAIDEIKMYYDCQYISTCEAAWRIFKFPIQHREPSVERLSFHLPNEQTIIFSDDVPIDHVANRPSVKESKFLSWFEANNTYEEARELTYAEFPLKFVWNKKLKKWEKRRNSAFSIGRIFFVPPGSGEQYYLRMLLNVIKGPKCYEDLRRINNHDHLTFRDACYAMGLLDDDKEYVDAIKEASNWGMSSYLR